In one Carettochelys insculpta isolate YL-2023 chromosome 6, ASM3395843v1, whole genome shotgun sequence genomic region, the following are encoded:
- the JDP2 gene encoding jun dimerization protein 2 isoform X2, translating into MMPGQIPDPSLTAGALPGLGPLTGLPGTTLTVEELKYADIRNIGAMISPLHFLEVKLGKRPQPVKSELDEEEERRKRRREKNKVAAARCRNKKKERTEFLQRESERLELMNAELKAQIEELKQERQQLILMLNRHRPTCIVRTDSIKTPESEANPLLEQLEKK; encoded by the exons ATGATGCCAGGGCAGATTCCGGATCCATCCCTGACAGCTGGCGCTCTGCCTGGGCTTGGCCCGTTGACGGGACTCCCTGGCACCACCCTGACAGTAGAAGAACTGAAGTACGCTGACATCCGCAACATTGGGGCCATGATCTCGCCACTGCATTTCCTGGAGGTGAAACTTGGGAAAAGGCCCCAGCCTGTGAAAAGTGAG ctggatgaggaagaggagaggaggaaaaggcGCCGGGAGAAAAACAAAGTAGCAGCAGCTCGATGTCGTAACAAGAAGAAGGAGAGGACAGAATTCCTACAGCGG GAGTCTGAGCGTCTGGAGCTGATGAATGCCGAGCTGAAAGCCCAGATAGAGGAGTTGAAGCAGGAGAGGCAGCAGCTCATTCTGATGCTGAACAGACACCGTCCCACTTGCATTGTGCGAACAGACAGCATCAAGACACCGGAAAGTGAAGCCAACCCATTGCTTGAACAGCTAGAGAAAAAGTGA
- the JDP2 gene encoding jun dimerization protein 2 isoform X1 encodes MSTMAFLVFVSGGKSGMTCTTSGTESKCGIREPGAACPAMMPGQIPDPSLTAGALPGLGPLTGLPGTTLTVEELKYADIRNIGAMISPLHFLEVKLGKRPQPVKSELDEEEERRKRRREKNKVAAARCRNKKKERTEFLQRESERLELMNAELKAQIEELKQERQQLILMLNRHRPTCIVRTDSIKTPESEANPLLEQLEKK; translated from the exons ATGAGTACAATGGCCTTTTTGGTGTTTGTGAGTGGTGGGAAGAGTGGGATGACATGCACTACTTCTGGCACAGAGTCAAAGTGCGGTATCAGAG AGCCTGGAGCTGCTTGTCCTGCTATGATGCCAGGGCAGATTCCGGATCCATCCCTGACAGCTGGCGCTCTGCCTGGGCTTGGCCCGTTGACGGGACTCCCTGGCACCACCCTGACAGTAGAAGAACTGAAGTACGCTGACATCCGCAACATTGGGGCCATGATCTCGCCACTGCATTTCCTGGAGGTGAAACTTGGGAAAAGGCCCCAGCCTGTGAAAAGTGAG ctggatgaggaagaggagaggaggaaaaggcGCCGGGAGAAAAACAAAGTAGCAGCAGCTCGATGTCGTAACAAGAAGAAGGAGAGGACAGAATTCCTACAGCGG GAGTCTGAGCGTCTGGAGCTGATGAATGCCGAGCTGAAAGCCCAGATAGAGGAGTTGAAGCAGGAGAGGCAGCAGCTCATTCTGATGCTGAACAGACACCGTCCCACTTGCATTGTGCGAACAGACAGCATCAAGACACCGGAAAGTGAAGCCAACCCATTGCTTGAACAGCTAGAGAAAAAGTGA